DNA from Granulicella arctica:
GATGGGTGTGAGCGGGCCGAGGGCGACGAGGAGATAAAAGCCGATGACGGTGGGTGGAAGGACGAGCGGAAGGGCTACGACGGACTGGACGACGGCTCGCATGGGACCGTGCCCGGAGGCGATCCACCAGGCGAGCGGAAGGGCGACCACGAGCAGGATGGCTGTGGTGCTGAGAGCCAGCCGGAGGGTGAGTAGAAGGGCATCGAGGTCCATATTGGGCCAGTGTACCGATGTATGGACCTTGAGGTGATTGCGGCCTGTCTACTTGGCTTGGCTACTTGACTGCGGCCAGGCCGAATTGGGAGAGGTTCTGCTGGATGGTGGGTGAGGTGAGCCAGTCTATGAAGGCGTGGGCGTCGGGGCGGATGGGAGATGCTTTGAGGACTACGCCGTACTGGATGATTTTGGGATAGCTGTTGAGCGGCAGGAGGACGTAGGTGCCGATCTGGCGGAAGTGCTCGGTGTTGGCGGCGGTGAGGGAGATGAGGCCGAGGTCGGCGTTGCCGGACTCGACGAACTGCGCGGTCTGGGAGATGTTTTCGGCGACGACGAGTTTGGGAGCGAGCGTTTTATCCAGCTTGAGGAAGCGGAGTGCGGATATGGCGGCTCGGCCGTAAGGGGCGTGGAGCTCGTTAGCGACGGCGATGGATTTGACGCGCGGGTCGGAGAGTGAGTCGAGATGCAGGGGCTGAAGGGGCGAGTCTTTGCGAGCCCAGAGGACGAGGGTTCCCTTGGCGTAGGCGATGGGAGACTTGGTGTCGGCTAGGTCAGCGGCGACGATTTTTTCGGGGAAAGTAAAGTCGGCGCCGAGGAAGATGTCGGTGGCCTCGCCTTCAAGGATTTGGGTGGAGAGGGTCGCAGAAGATCCAAAGCTGACGACGAGTTTGATGCCGGTGGCGTGCTCATACGCCTGGGCCAGAGTGGGCATGACGGGTTGCAGGTCAGAGGCGGCGGCGATGCGAATCTGTCGTTGAGCGGGAGGCATGGCGTCTTGTGCTGAGGCGTGAAGGCAGAAGAATCCAAGGCTACAAAGTGTCAGGAGTGTGAAGAACTTGGGGACACACGGACTCTTACGGTAGGCTATCTGTATCGATGAAAGTTTCAGCACATACCCTTAGATGCACCGAGTGCGGCGCGGGAATCGCCGGAGAAGACGCTGCAAGCGATTTTCGCTGCACCCTGTGCGGTGGACTGTATGAGGTCAATTATCCCTGGTCGCTGACGCCTAGCGGAACGGGCAGCAAGCTGCCGAACGCGAGTGCGTTGCGCTGGCTGTGGCAGGAGCGACGGACGTCCACTCTGCCGATTGATCAGAGCGGAGTGTGGCGCTTCCGCGACCTGTTGCCGATCGTCTCGGACTTTGATCGGGCTGTGACGCTGCGCGAGGGAAATACTCCGCTGTACGAGTTGCCGCGCTGCGCAAAGGCGGCGGGTGTGGATTGGCTACTGGCGAAGCACCAGGGAATGAATCCTACGGGGTCGTTTAAGGACACGGGGATGACGGCTGCGCTGTCGGTGGCGGCGGACCGGGGCTTCGAGTGGGTGGCGTGCGCATCGACGGGGAACACCTCAGCTGCCATGGCTGCCTATGCGGCTCGGGCAGGGCTGCGGAGCATCGTGTTTATCCCCGAAGGCAAGATTGCGTGGGGCAAGCTGTCGCAGTCGATGGACTACGGTGCGTTGACGATCCAGTTGAAGACGGACTTCGATGGATGCGTGAATATTTTGACGGACCTGGTGAAGCGGTTCCCGATTTACCTGCTGAACTCGGTGAACCCGTATCGGCTGGAGGGTCAGAAGACGCCGGCGTTCGAGATCCTGGAGCAGATGGACTGGCAGGTGCCGGAGCACATCGTCGTTCCGGGCGGAAATCTGGCGAACTCGGCGGCGTTGGGCAAAGGATTTAGCGAGATGCTGCACCTGGGGCTGATCCAGAGTGTTCCGAAGATCAGCGTGATCCAGGCGGAGGGAGCGAATCCGCTATACCGCTGGTTTACGGATACGAACCGCATCATGCGGCCGGTTACGGCGGACACGCGGGCTACGGCGATTCGCATCGGCAACCCGGCGAGCTGGCGCAAGTCGGCGGCTGTCATCGAGAAGATGGGCGGCTGGTGTGAGCAGGTCAGCGAGGCCGAGATTGCGCTGGCCAAGGCGCAGATTGGCTCGGAGGGCGTTGGGTGCGAGCCTGCCTCTGCGGTCACCTTTGCGGGGCTCAAGAAGCTGGTTGCGGCGGGCAGAGTGCTGCGTGAAGAGCGCACTGTTCTTATCCTGACCGGGCATACGCTGAAGGACTCCGACTATACGATCAACTACCATCGCGGTGAGTTGCTGACGGCGGAGGAGTCGGCGGGGATCTCTGCTGCGGATCGCGTGCTGCACGAGGAGCTGTGCAAGCCTCCGATTGTGCTGGAGGCGAACCCGGATGTGGTGCTGCGGACGCTGGAATCTCATATGAAGACTGTTCAGCACGCATGAGTCTGACGACACAGAAGAGTACTGCCCCAGGAAAGATTCATCTGAAGCTCCCTGCGACCTCGGCCAATCTTGGGCCGGGGTTCGACGCGCTTGGGTTGGCGATGGCGCTGTATCTGACCATTGATGCGGTGGTGGCGACCGAATTTCAGATTGACGCTACGGGGCGGAACGCCGATCTGTGTAGGCGGGTGGAAGATAGCCTGATCCTGACGACGTACCGCGAGGTGCTGGCGGATGCGGGACGAGAGCCTCTGCCGATCGGGTTGCTGCTACATAACGAGATTCCGCTGGGAATGGGTTGTGGGTCGAGCGCGGCGGCTCTGCTGGCGGGGGTGTTGCTGGCGAATCACTTTGGGGAGCTGGGATGGTCTGGGCAGCAGGTATTGGAGGAGGCTTGTCGGCGGGAAGGTCATCCGGATAATGTTGCGGCCTGCTGGAAAGGCGGCATGACCTCGTCGTCATGCTTTGGAAGCCGTGTAGTGACAGCGACTTGCGGGGAAGAGCTTAACTGGAAGATTCTGATTGCTCTGCCGTCGGCTAGCCTGGCGACGGAGAAGGCACGGGCGCTGCTGCCAGCGACATATAGCCGGGCGGATGCGGTTGCGAATGTGCAGAGTACGGCGCTGCTGGTGTCTGCGTTTGCCCTGGGGCGAGGCGATCTGCTGCGGTATGCGATGCAGGACCGGATCCATCAACCGTATCGGATGGAGGCGTGTCCGCTGTTGCCGTTGCTGCTGCCGATGGTGGAAGAGCCTGGGGTGCTGGGCGTGGCTTTGAGTGGAGCTGGACCGTCCGTTCTCTTGATCCTCGAAGGGGATGCTCCTGTTGGCGATTTAGTTAACAAAATTCGTTACCTGGGCAGTGATCCGATGCTGGATGTGATGCAGACTCGAGTTGCAAGTGGCTGTTTTGTCAAGGGTTAGAAACTATTAATCACAAGTTACCTAAGTGTGATTTACAGGGGTGGCGAAGTTCTTTAAACTCGTGGGGTAAGCAGTTCTGGGGAGGGCTGCTTCACCGCCCGTTGACCTCTTTACGAGGTCCGGGCGTTTTCTTTTGTGCAGGGTAGGATGAGCCGGTTGCGGTGGTTGAAACTACTGCACTGGTTCTGCATCTACTATGAAGTGATATAAACGTGCGTCACTTGCGATTGCCGGATCGGCAGAGCGACAGGTTGGCGGGAGGATTGAGATGGCAGGACAGTTCGTCAGTGAAGTAAACGATGACACCTTTGATAAAGAGGTGTTGCAGTCGGATCAGCCGGTATTGGTAGATTTTTGGGCCGCATGGTGTGGTCCTTGCCGTGCCTTAGCTCCTGTGGTCGATGAGGTTGCGACCCAGTACAACGGAAAGCTGAAGGTGATGAAGATGGATGTGGATAAAAACAACTCCACTCCTGCTCGCTACGGCATCCGCGGCATCCCTGCATTGTTGATCTTCAAGGGCGGTCAGGTTGCTGACCAGATCGTTGGCTTCGTGCCGAAGGATACGATCGACAAGTCGATCACCAAGGTGATTGTCTAAGTTGCTTCGATGATTTTGGATGGCCCGGCGAACCTGCCGGGCCATCGTCGTTTAAGCGCGCGGATGAGGCGAGCGGCGAGCGCTGTCTTACACTGAACAGATGCTGGAGTGGATGCTTTTCCGCGCGATCATGGTGGCTTTCTTCATCTTGGCCAACAGCTTCTTTGTGGCTGCGGAGTTTGCGCTGGTGAGCATCCGCGAGACGCGGGTGGAGCAGTTGATCGCGCTGGGTCGTCCGGGGGCGCGGACGGCGCTGCAGCTGAAGCATGCGATCGATGAATTCTTGCCTGCGGTGCAGTTTGGGGTGACGCTGGCGGCGCTGGCGCTGGGATGGATCGGCGAGCCTGCGGTGACGGAGATCATCCTGCGGCTGGCGCAACGGTGGCTGACGGTGATGCCGCCTCATATGCTGGTCTACGCGCATGCGATTGCGATTGCGATCTCGTTTAGCGTGATTACGTACTTCGAAGTGCTGCTGGGGGAGTTGGTGCCGAAGTCGTTGGCGCTGCAACGGGCGGAGCGGATTGCGCTGGCGGTGGCGGGGCCGATGGATGTGTTCATCCAGATTACGCGGCCGGCGGTGAAGCTGATGAACGGATCGGCGACGCTGGTGCTGCGGTTGTTTCGGGCTCCGCTGCGCGGTGAGGGGGCGGTGCACTCGCCGGAGGAACTGAAGCTGATTGCGACGGCGACGCGGAGGATGGGGCTGCTGCCGGTGTTTCAGGAGGAGATCATTCACCGAGCGATCGAGCTGAACCATGTGACGGTGCGGGAGATTATGACACCGCGGGGGAAGATCTTTTCGCTGTCGGCTGATCTGCCGGTGGAGGCGGCGAGCGCGAGGCTCGTCGATGAGCAGCACTCGCGGGTGCCGGTGTTCGATCCGGAGGGTGGGCCGGAGCAGATTATGGGGGTGGTGTACTCGAAGGACGTGTCGCGGCTGATGCACTTTCGCAGCATCGCGCTGGGGTTTGGCGGGGCGCAGGAGTCGACGCTGACGTTGCGGAAGGTGATGCGCGAGGTGATGTTTGTTCCGGAGACGAAGCTGGCCGTTGAGCTGTTGCAGGAGTTTCAAGAGCGGCGGCGACAGATTGCGGTGGTGGTGGATGAGTTCGGATCGACGGTGGGGATTGTGACGGCGGAGGATGCGCTGGAGCAGATTGTCGGCGAGCTGGAGGATGAGTTCGATGTGGCGAGCGCGATCACTCCGCTGAGTGCGACGGGTGTGGTGACGCTGGATGGGACGACTACGCTACGGGATCTTGGGACACAGCTTCGATGGAGCTTTCCGCGTGAGGCGGGCGTGGAGACGCTGGCGGGGTTTCTGCTGGCGCAGTTGGGGCATATTCCTCATGCGGGCGAGTCGTTCGATCATGAGGGGCGACGGTTTACGGTGGCCGGGATGAATGGGCATCGGATCAGTCAGGTACGGGTGGAGACTTTGCCGGAGAGGTCGTCCGCTGAGGTGGAAGCTGAGAGCAGGGAAGCGACCGCATGAGGATGCAATCGTTGGGAAGGCCGGTGCGGCGGATTCTGGTGACGTTGCCTGTATTGTGGGTGGTGGTGAGCGTGGTGTTTCTGCTGATCCACCTGGTGCCGGGCGATCCGATTGTGCAGATGCTGGGAGAGGGTGCGACGGCGTCGGATATCTCGGCGCTGCGGCATGCGTATGGACTGGATTTGCCACTGGGGCGGCAGTATGCGAACTACTGGCATGGGATTCTGCATGCGGATCTGGGGCAGTCGTTGCGGCTGCATGATTCGGTTCTGCATTTGGTGGCTCAGCGGTATCCGTACACGCTGGAGCTGACGGTGGCGGCGCTGCTGATTGGGATTTTGATTGCGTTTCCGGCGGGGATCTGGTCGGCGCTGTATCGGAATGGGTGGCAGGATCGGACGCTGGGGGTGGTTTCGCTGGCAGGATTGTCGTTTCCGAACTTTGCTCTGGGGCCGATCTTGATTCTGCTGTTTTCGATCTATCTGGGGTGGTTGCCGGTGTCGGGAGCGGGGACGGGCGGCGTGAGTTTCTTTACGCATCTGGTGCTTCCGGCGGTCACGCTGGGAAGTGGGCTGGCGGCGGTGCTGACGCGGATGATTCGGACGGCGATGCTGGAGGAGCTGGGGCAGGACTACATTCGTACGGCGAGGGCGAAGGGGTTGACGGAGCGGGCGGTGGTGTATCGACATGCGCTGCCGAATGCGTTGATTCCGGTGCTGACGGTGCTGGGGCTGCAGTTCGGGAGTCTGCTGTCGGGGGCGATTGTGACGGAGACGATCTTTAGCTGGCCCGGGATTGGGAGGCTGACGCTGTCGGCGATCTCGAACCGGGACTATGCGCTGGTGCAGGGCTGCATTCTGGCGGTGGGGCTGACGTATGTGGTGGTGAATCTGCTGACGGATGTGGCTTATACGATTGCTAATCCTCGGCTGCGGGTTTGAGAGCTTTGGGCGATAAGGGGCCTCGATAGGCTAAGATAGGTCGCTTCGATCCATGGCTTGCGCTCAATCGTGGATGTGGAGGTTGATCCCCCGACGATAGCTTCCTCATTGCCGATAATCTGCCAATAACGATCAGTCCACACAACCGCGTTTATAAGGACTTATCTCATCGGAGCTTGAGAGTTTGCCGTTTAGAACCGTCTGGATCGGGCCAGTCTCGCTGACTTGCGTGAAACGCGTTTCATAACCGTATACTTGCCTTCCATTTGAATTAATGAATGGGGCGGCGGCGATCTCGCTGCTCTGTCGTGTGTCTATTGTCATTGGCAGATTCAGATGAAACTAAAAACTTCTGAAGGGGAGTTCGACCGTGGGAGAGAAGCTTAGAAAGAGACAGAGATTTTTTCAAGAGAATCCTAGGTGTTGCTTTTGCGGTGGAGTCAATCCGGCTACAACTGTAGACCATGTGCCTCCACGAGCATGTTTTCCTAAAGACCTGATGCCGGAAGACTTTGAGTTTCCGGCATGTAAAGAGTGCAACAATGGAACGTCAAAGCACGACACCATTTTTGGCTTTTGTGCAATGTTGACGGACTTCAACGAAGCCAATCGAACGCCTGCTGATATCGCGCGGTTCAAGCAACACCAAGCTCAAATTGAAATGCGTTGGCCTGAGGCGTTGCCCGATCCAGCAAGTGGGCGGCCGATATTCGGCGCGGGTCATATCATTACGCCTTCTCCGGTCGCAATCTCTGTGGAAAGAACGCCTGCCATGAAAGAAGCCATGGAGGTTATCGGAGAGAAGCTGGCTCACGGTCTTTACTATCGCGAGATGAAACGGATCATGCAGCCAACCGATAGGTTCTTCACGGTTATCCATCAGATTCAACGGGCCGGGACAGAAAACCTAACGGATTACTTCAAACGGGTGCTACCCGATCTAAAGATGGGTGACCGTCCGAACATAAAAGACTATGGCAATCGGTTCGCATACAAATCTGGCTGTAAACCGGATGACGGCCTATTTGTATTCGCTGCGCAATTTGGGTTTGGACTGTTGTGCTGGGGTATGGTCCTTGGACCACGCATGGAGCTGAGTGAATCGAACGACGCTTTGATCGGTATGAACTGGCGCAAAGGCGGGAATGGTCTAGGGAACCGAAACACGCCGTAGCGTGATGCGGAGAAGCGATTATAAAGCTAGACCTGGAACAGATTGTGAGCAAGATCGAGGACGGGGGAGATTGCAGCCCCGATGTGTTTCTCGTGCAGCAAGATTAGTACCGATATGTCGGCATAGCGGAAGTGATCCCCGGTTCGACCCTAGCGTTGCTATGTTGCTCTCGGATCATAGGCTATTCGGAAGTAGTCTTCCTTGCCCTAGTGCTCATCCCCCCCAGGGGTATGATGGTAAGTCATTTATTTACAACTATTTACCAATTTTATTCCCTGCCAAATATAAGATTCTAAATGGTTTAGATATCAAATATAAGATTTGATTGGACTTAGGAGGCATCGCTTCCCATCTTTGCTAAGGATGGGTGCCTGCGCCCGGTTGAGCATTGTCTCTATATTTCTATTCTAGCGGATTGGGTGGGGGTAGTATGCCACGCGAATTTGCAGGACTGGCGCGGGTTTTGTGATGGGTGGGGCTTGACAGGTTTTTGGGTAGGTTTAAGAAACGGGCAACAGCAAAGGCAACCGCAGGTCCTTCGACTGCGGGCTTCGCCCTTCGCTCAGGATGACAGTTCTTTGGGCTTGGTCTAGGTTGGTAAGAACAAGCAGCTGCAAGTGCAAGTGCCGATGCAGGTCCTTCCGCTGCGCGGAAGGATGACAAGCTAAAACAGGCAAAGGCAACTGCAAGAGCAACCGCAGGTCCTTCGGCTCAGTGCTTCGCCCTTCGCTCAGGATGACAGTGTTTTGGGTGCGGTCGAGGAAGGCGGTCGTGCTTTGCACGATGCCCACCTTAGCGACGATGAGACTGTCGCGAAGATGGGGCACCCCGTTCATGTTGGCTCTTTGCTTTGCTCAGGATGAGAGAGGGTTTAGAGGAGGGTGAGGATGGTTGGGGTCAGGGTGTTTTGTTCGATGCGGAGGTGGGCGAGGGTGACGGGGAGGTTGAAGCGGCGGGGGCCTGCGCTGCCTGGGTTGAGGTAGAGGATGTTGTTGCGGGTTTCGGCGGAGGGTTGGTGGGAGTGGCCGCTGATGACGGCGGAGAGGCCGGCGGCGGTGGGGTTCAGGTCGAGGTCGTGGATGGAGTGGACGAGGTAGAGGAGGGCGCCGTTGAGCTCGATGACGTCGGTTGGGGGCAGGTCGGCGCAGGGGCCGTGGGTGTCGATGTTGCCGCGGATGGCGGTGATGGGGGCTATGGTGCGGAGGGTGCCGAGGATCTCGATGTTGCCGACGTCGCCGGCATGGAGAATATGATCGACGCCGTGGAGGGCGGCGACGGCCTCGGGGCGGAGGAGGCCGTGGGTGTCGGAGATGATGCCGATGAGCATGGTTCTTTTCCCTAGGCGATTTTCAGGCTGGTCAGGGAGGCGTAGCTCTGGCTGTGGGTGGCATCGTGGGCGCGGTCAGGGTCGATGCGGAGCTCGAGGAGGGTGATGCCGGTGAGTTCGACGGTGTAGTCTTCGATCTCGTCGGGGGTGTCTTGTGGATTGAAGGTCCACTGCTGGCGGACGACCTCGCGGGTTGCGCCTTCGTGATCGGTGGAGAAGAGGGCGAACTCCTGCGAGCGCTCGGCGGCGCGTTCGATGAAGTGGAGCTGGATGCGGCGGATGGCGATGGGTTCGTCGAAGTGGAGCCGGAGGAGCTGCGGGCCGGTGCTTGAGGCGCGCCAGCCGGTGGTGAGGAGCTTGCCGAGGGCGTGCTCGATGGGGAAGGCTTCGTCCTCGGAGGTCATCTCGACGCGGGCGATGCGGACGAGGTCGCGCCAGTGATCTCCGCTTGGGAGGGCGGCTACGGCGGCGGGTGAAAGGATACTCTTGCGCATGATGTGGAACCTTTCCGTTTCAGGGCAAGCATAGCTGATATGGGTCACGGCTGGTTTACGGAGGGTTAGAGAAGCCCTGATTAAGTTTCTCTACAGCGAAGAGCCTATCCCTTAGGGGCTAGCCCCTGAGGAACTGCTTTTCGTCCGAGATCGACTTTTCAGCGCCTCGTTAGTCCAGCCACCGGGCTCTATTGATTGACGAGCGTAACCTCTTCCCCAAGATAAACACCCCCATCCACCTGATCGACCAGGAAGTTAGCCAGATCCGCACGCACGACCGAGTGCCCGATCTCGCCCTTCCCAATCACCACGACGCTCCCCGTTGCCGGCCCGTCCTTCAAGATCGGCGGCCGCAGAATCACATACTCCAGCCCACTTGCGCGCACCGCATCCTCCATCGCCGCCTTGTCCTTCGTCGATCCGCGCAGGAACGTCGTCATCAGCAGATGCTTGTACCAGAACGGAGCTTGCTCCCGGCTCTCACCAATCCCCATCATCGAAACCACCAGCAGCCGCCGAACACCCTCCGCCCGCATCGCCGCAATCATATTCTGCACTGATGAGCTTTCAAGCACCGTCGTCTTATAAGGAGTCGTCCCGCCGATCGTGTCGATGACAACGTCCTGCCCGCGCACCGCATCCAGCACATCATGCGCCTTCGTCGCATCCCCAGCGAGCACCCGCACGCCCGCAACCTTGAACCTGCCCGGATCCCGCACAAGCACCGAAACCTCATGCCCCTTCGCTAAGGCCCGCTCGACCACCAAACCACCCGTCTTCCCCGTCGCACCAAAAACCAAAACCTTCATCGTTCACCCCTCACCGTTCACGCAAAATGTTAGAACCTGTTTAGAAAATGCTATTGAAGAAGAGCGTTTTGAAAGGGCATGGCTTCAGCCGTGCCGTAAAGAGTGGGGAAAAAACGGGGCTTTAGCCCCTGAGGGAATTGTTGCACCAGCACACTGCGCCATGCTCTCTCAGTATTTAAACAGCTTCTTAGTCATGCTTAGGTAACAGCAGCTCTGTGCGATATTTTGGGCACAACCCGATCACCTTCGCCACAAACTCCGCCTGCGCGGCTCCCTCCAGCTTCGGCGGCGCTGTCGTTCGCGTCGCAACCGGAACCCCCACCTCTGCAAAGAACTCCTCCTGCCCCGCAGGCGAGCAAATACACAGCATCCGTACCGGTTGGTCGCCCTTGTTCTGAAACTGATGCGGAGCATTCGCCGGAATATGAACCGTCCCCCCAGTCTTCACCACCGACTGCGACCCACGAAACGTCGCCGCAATCTCACCCTCCAGCAAGATGAACGTCTCCTCAAAATCATGCCGATGCGGAGGCGGCCCACCCCCCGGAGGAATATGCATATCGATCAGGCAAAACCGCCCAGCCGTATCCTTCCCGGACAAAAGAATAGTGTACGTATCGCCCACCAGTCCAATATGCGGCAAGCCCTCATCGTCCCCACGAGCAAGCACCAGATGACGAGCCAGGTCATCCAGAGGAATCAACGCATCCGATCGAATCTCACCACCCGAAACACTGTCTGCCATATCGCTCCTCAAGAATTTCGTTCAGACTCAGTTCGTACCTCTGCTGAGATGCAGTTCACAAACCATACCATCCAAATTTAGCGCCATCATTCCCTCCGACCCCTACGAGCCACTATGCCCCGTACACTTCAGCACCCCCAGATAAGCCCTCCACGGACCCACCGCATCCTTATATTGATACGCCATGACACGCGATAGCTGATGCACATGCGTCAGGTCATGCACAGTCCAAGTCGCCAGCAGCTCCGACAACGTCACCACCCCCAGCGCCGGATGCCGTCCTCGCCGCTCCAAATCTCTCGTCCCTAAACCCAGCGCCTGCAAAGCAGCCAGATTCTCCCCTCGCAATCGGCCGAAATCCTCCAGCAACTGCTCCAGCGACCGATCCTGCTTCTCCTTCAACTGCGCAAACCGGTCAAACGGCTCGAACGCCCGCGCCTCTCCATACTCCAGGATCACCCGCACGCGTGGCATCCAGTCGTTACGCTCCGCAAAGACCAGATGCCCCACAATGTCGAACGCGTTCCAGCTATCGCCCCCTTCGTTGCCCCGCACCCAACTCTCCGGCATCCCACGCAACCACGCATCCAGAGTCGCAGGAGTACGCGCAAGCACCGCAACAGCCTCATCCACACTGAACTCCGCTAAGCTTTCCATGCCTACATACATACATGCCCTTCACCGTAGACTCAAGCGAAGCGCCCATCTTTTGCCTTTGTCGTTGCCTGTTTTCATGTCACTCCCACCACCAAACTGTCATCCTGAGCGAAGTGCGCAGCACGCAGTCGAAGGACCTGCGGTTGCATTTGCCGTTGTTTGTTCTTCCTTCACCCACCCCACCGAACTGTCATCCTGAGCGAAGGCGAAGCCGCAGCCGAAGGACCTGCATTAAATAAGCGCCACAGCCCCCCAAAAAACCTGTCAAGCCCCAAACACACTCTTCTCTCTTCCGAACTTCCCGCAACTCAAACAAAATAAACCACTAAAACCCACAAAAAATCTCCCGGAAAGGTGGCACAATCACCCCTCCACACTCTCTATACTGGAAGTAGGGAAACTAAACAGGGAAGGGGCACAGCTTCAACCGCGCCATAAAGGACGCACCCAGAGCTAAGTCCTTTAGAATCCATGTTTTGGATTTAAGTCCTTTGTTTCTCATATTTTAGAGCGACAAGGGCACTGAGGTACGAGCCTAAGTCCTTTAGAACTCATATTTTAGGTTTTTAGATAGGGTACCTCCTATCTAAAACTCCACCGGCAACGTCTTCCCAGCAGCCGAGCTCTCCCGAGCTATCTCCAGCAACCGCACCACGCGGAAGCCATCCTCTGCCGGAACCGCCAGCGGAGCCACGCCAAGAATCGCATCCCGCACGCTCGCATAGTAGCCGCGATAGTCCCCACGCTCCGTCTCGACCACCGTCCGCGTCAGCGTCCCCGGATCGGCCGGGTCCGGCGCAACCGTCAGCGTTCCCCACGCCTCCTTCGACTCCGGCAGCCAATCGCCCATGCCCATCGGAGGCACCTTCGCTCCACCCACCAGCGCAGGCTCCTGCGGGTCGAGCCCGAACTTCTTGAAGCTCCCCCGCGTCCCATGCAGCAAAAACCGAGGCGAAGCATCGCAAGCCACCATCGACGACCGGCAGTACGCCATCAGTCGCGGATAGTGCAGCGTAATATCAAACGCATCCTCGATCCCAGTAGCATCGCGATCCTTCCGGACGCTGGCCGTAATCGCCTCCGGCACACCGAACAGCGCCAGCGCCTGATCCACCAGATGCGGCCCCAGATCCATCAGCAACCCATTCGCCGGATTCTCCGACTCCTTCCACGTCCCCTCACGCGGCAGCGGACGAAACCGGTCGAAGTGCGACTCGAACGTCACCAGCCGACCAACCGCCTGCTCCGCCAGCAGCTTCTTCACCGTCAGAAAATCGCCATCCCAGCGCCGATTGTGAAACGGAGCCAGCACCAGCCCCTTCGCCTTCGCCAGCTCCACCAACTCCCGAGCCTCCGCGCTCGTCGCCGCAAACGGCTTGTCGATCACCACATGCTTGCCCGCTTCGAGCGCCTGCTTCGCCAGCGAGAAATGCGTCTCATTCGGCGTTCCGACAACGATCAGTTGCACTGCGTCATCCGCCAGTGCCTCCTCGACCGACCGCAGCACGCGAGCCTCCGGATAAGCCTTCGCCGCCTCATCTCCGCGCCGCTGCACGATCCCGTTCAGCCGCAATCCCGGAACCGCGCTCACAAACGGCGCATGAAACACGCGTCCCGCCAGCCCAAACCCAATCACAACCGTCTCAATTGCGCTCATCAAGCTCTTCCAATCTCCCGCAACGCAGGATAGATCTTCCGATACTCCTTATACGCGACCTCCATGACAGCCGCATCGACCGGCTGAATCGTCTCCGCGATCCGCACCGTCGCCGCACACGCTGCCTCAACGCTCGGCCACGCGCCAACGCCCGTTCCAGCCAGCAGTGCCGCGCCAAACGCGCCGCCCTCTTCTGCCTCCAGCAGCTTCACCGGCTGAC
Protein-coding regions in this window:
- a CDS encoding carbohydrate-binding protein; translated protein: MRKSILSPAAVAALPSGDHWRDLVRIARVEMTSEDEAFPIEHALGKLLTTGWRASSTGPQLLRLHFDEPIAIRRIQLHFIERAAERSQEFALFSTDHEGATREVVRQQWTFNPQDTPDEIEDYTVELTGITLLELRIDPDRAHDATHSQSYASLTSLKIA
- a CDS encoding cupin domain-containing protein — translated: MADSVSGGEIRSDALIPLDDLARHLVLARGDDEGLPHIGLVGDTYTILLSGKDTAGRFCLIDMHIPPGGGPPPHRHDFEETFILLEGEIAATFRGSQSVVKTGGTVHIPANAPHQFQNKGDQPVRMLCICSPAGQEEFFAEVGVPVATRTTAPPKLEGAAQAEFVAKVIGLCPKYRTELLLPKHD
- a CDS encoding Gfo/Idh/MocA family oxidoreductase → MSAIETVVIGFGLAGRVFHAPFVSAVPGLRLNGIVQRRGDEAAKAYPEARVLRSVEEALADDAVQLIVVGTPNETHFSLAKQALEAGKHVVIDKPFAATSAEARELVELAKAKGLVLAPFHNRRWDGDFLTVKKLLAEQAVGRLVTFESHFDRFRPLPREGTWKESENPANGLLMDLGPHLVDQALALFGVPEAITASVRKDRDATGIEDAFDITLHYPRLMAYCRSSMVACDASPRFLLHGTRGSFKKFGLDPQEPALVGGAKVPPMGMGDWLPESKEAWGTLTVAPDPADPGTLTRTVVETERGDYRGYYASVRDAILGVAPLAVPAEDGFRVVRLLEIARESSAAGKTLPVEF
- a CDS encoding NAD(P)-dependent oxidoreductase; this encodes MKVLVFGATGKTGGLVVERALAKGHEVSVLVRDPGRFKVAGVRVLAGDATKAHDVLDAVRGQDVVIDTIGGTTPYKTTVLESSSVQNMIAAMRAEGVRRLLVVSMMGIGESREQAPFWYKHLLMTTFLRGSTKDKAAMEDAVRASGLEYVILRPPILKDGPATGSVVVIGKGEIGHSVVRADLANFLVDQVDGGVYLGEEVTLVNQ
- a CDS encoding DinB family protein, whose amino-acid sequence is MESLAEFSVDEAVAVLARTPATLDAWLRGMPESWVRGNEGGDSWNAFDIVGHLVFAERNDWMPRVRVILEYGEARAFEPFDRFAQLKEKQDRSLEQLLEDFGRLRGENLAALQALGLGTRDLERRGRHPALGVVTLSELLATWTVHDLTHVHQLSRVMAYQYKDAVGPWRAYLGVLKCTGHSGS